The following are encoded together in the Zingiber officinale cultivar Zhangliang chromosome 8A, Zo_v1.1, whole genome shotgun sequence genome:
- the LOC122010816 gene encoding uncharacterized protein LOC122010816 produces MSPFRIVYGKACHLPMEIEHRAYWAVKACNFDTSTSGEERKLQLQKFEEIRLEAYENSRIYKEKTKNFHDKHIVVKEFKISDKVLLYKSRLKLIKGKLRSRWEGPFCVTNIFPYGVVEIQEVVTGQTFKVNGHRLKKFHEGVNVLEVERLDHIDAIYPT; encoded by the coding sequence ATGTCTCCATTCAGAATTGTGTACGGAAAAGCTTGCCATCTACCAATGGAGATTGAGCATAGGGCATATTGGGCAGTTAAAGCATGCAACTTCGATACCAGCACTTCTGGAGAGGAAAGGAAATTGCAACTTCAAAAATTTGAGGAGATTAGACTGGAAGCCTATGAGAATTCACGGATTTACAAGGAAAAGACTAAGAACTTTCATGACAAGCACATTGTGGTAAAAGAATTCAAAATTAGTGATAAAGTGCTTTTGTACAAGTCACGCCTGAAATTGATTAAGGGTAAGTTGAGATCCAGATGGGAGGGACCTTTTTGTGTTACTAATATTTTTCCCTATGGTGTGGTTGAGATACAGGAAGTTGTTACTGGTCAAACGTTCAAAGTAAATGGTCACCGACTCAAGAAATTTCATGAGGGAGTGAATGTGCTAGAGGTGGAAAGATTGGACCATATTGACGCCATTTACCCAACTTGA
- the LOC122009086 gene encoding probable carboxylesterase 11 produces MPSVAVKLYSVFFKLLLKHKLQSLLQAEEGGASSGDNGFGVTSRSEESTAPVNPSFGADGVATKDIHIDPLTSLAVRIFLPDPALLRTVASARRTADIDRRNSYGGAAVAAPSPDRIRRRSFGGPGSAHDKGDAASDGTNYRGYLPSVVDARHRVGRSKRLPVIIQFHGGGFIAGSNTSNANDFYCRRIAKLCDAIVIAVGYRLAPESRYPAAFEDGLKVLHWLGKQAKLAECRMSMGSARGGGAGELRKTQIVDTFGASTVEPWLAYHADPSRCVLLGASCGANIADYVARKAVDAGKLIEPVKVVAQVLVYPFFIGSTPTRSEIKLANSYFYDKSLCALAWKLFLPENEFSLDHPAANPLVPGRGPPLKLMPPTLTVVAEHDWMRDRAIAYSEELRKVNVDAPVLEYKDAVHEFATLDMLLKTPQAQACSEDVAIWVKKYISLRGHEFSY; encoded by the exons ATGCCGAGCGTGGCCGTCAAGCTCTACAGCGTCTTCTTCAAGCTCCTGCTGAAGCACAAGCTGCAGAGCCTCTTGCAGGCGGAGGAAGGCGGCGCGTCGTCGGGTGATAACGGATTCGGTGTCACCTCCCGGTCGGAGGAGTCTACAGCGCCGGTGAATCCCTCTTTCGGCGCCGACGGTGTCGCCACCAAGGACATCCACATCGACCCCCTCACCTCGTTGGCCGTCCGCATCTTCCTCCCGGACCCTGCACTCCTCCGCACCGTTGCGTCCGCACGACGGACAGCCGATATCGATCGCCGCAACAGCTACGGTGGCGCTGCTGTCGCTGCTCCCTCTCCCGACCGCATCCGCCGGCGCAGCTTTGGTGGCCCCGGATCCGCTCACGATAAAGGAGACGCTGCTTCCGACGGTACCAACTATCGCGGATACCTCCCCTCCGTCGTTGACGCGCGTCATCGGGTGGGTAGGTCGAAGAGATTGCCAGTCATTATCCAGTTTCACGGAGGCGGGTTCATCGCCGGGAGCAATACGTCGAATGCAAACGATTTCTACTGTAGGCGGATTGCGAAGCTGTGCGACGCCATTGTAATTGCGGTCGGGTATAGGCTGGCACCAGAGAGCCGCTATCCTGCAGCATTCGAGGATGGATTGAAGGTGCTGCATTGGTTAGGGAAGCAGGCGAAGCTGGCCGAGTGCAGAATGTCTATGGGGTCTGCGAGGGGAGGAGGAGCTGGAGAGTTAAGAAAGACTCAGATTGTGGATACATTTGGAGCATCGACTGTGGAGCCTTGGCTAGCATATCATGCCGATCCTTCCAG ATGTGTTCTCCTCGGTGCAAGTTGTGGAGCTAACATTGCAGATTACGTTGCTCGTAAAGCTGTTGATGCTGGAAAGCTCATCGAGCCAGTTAAGGTTGTTGCCCAAGTTCTGGTGTATCCCTTCTTCATTGGAAGCACCCCAACACGTTCAGAAATAAAGCTAGCAAATTCTTACTTCTATGACAAGTCATTGTGTGCACTTGCATGGAAGCTGTTCTTACCTGAGAATGAGTTTAGTCTCGACCACCCTGCCGCAAACCCTCTTGTGCCAGGTCGGGGACCTCCATTGAAATTGATGCCGCCGACCCTCACAGTTGTTGCGGAGCATGACTGGATGAGAGACAGAGCAATTGCATATTCTGAGGAGCTCAGGAAAGTAAATGTTGACGCGCCTGTGCTCGAATACAAAGATGCAGTCCATGAATTTGCCACACTTGACATGCTCCTCAAGACTCCGCAAGCACAGGCCTGTTCTGAAGACGTTGCCATATGGGTGAAGAAGTATATATCTCTCCGAGGGCACGAATTCTCGTATTAG